In the genome of Cyanobacteriota bacterium, the window ATCCTGGTACGCGGCCAAGCTTCCCAAGATCACCTGCTCGATTTGGGCATTGACCCTAGCTTGATCCACATCATGGCAGATGCGGCCTTTGCCCTGGGCGATTTGGCCACCATCCGAGCGGCGGCCCAAGCTCCTGCCCAACCGCTGCAACGGGTAGCCATCTCGGTACGAGACTGGTCTCACTTCAAGACAATGGATGCAGAGACAGGTATGAAGCGCTATATCGCTGCCTTTCAAGCCTTAACAACCTATCTTGTAACCCATCATCGGGTGCAAGTGACCTACCTATCTACCTGCCAAGGCATTCCCGATTACTGGTTAGATGATTCGGCAGTAGCGGTGCAAATTGTCAGCGGTCTTGCGGACGTGGTACGATCGGCGGTCACGGTTGATCGAAAGTTTCGTCCGCCTCGGAAACTGATGGCTGCGTTACAATCCTTTGACTTGGTGATTCCCACGCGAATGCACATGGCAATTTTGTCCTTGTCGATGGGGGTGCCAGTGTTCCCTATTGCCTACGAATTTAAGACCCAGGAGTTATTCACTAAGTTAGGGCAACAGAACTGGGTGCAGGATATTGAAACCCTGGAAGCAGAAACATTGATTCGTCAGGTTGATGCCTACTGGGCTGCGTTGCCTGACCAACGTGCAGCCTTATTTGCGGGGGTAGAGCAGGAATATCACCGGGCCTGGGAAGCGGCTCATGTGTTGCGGCAAGCTTACGATCGCTACCGCGCCCGATCTTCTCCCCAACTCCATCGTTCTCAGCCAAGTACTACCCATGCCTAGCTCAGTTCACCCCTACGACGATCAGCCCAGCAATCGCCTCTTAGCTCAACACCGTGGCAAACCTTTAGCCATCTTTGTACGTCGCGTTGGGATAGTGTCAGAAAC includes:
- a CDS encoding polysaccharide pyruvyl transferase family protein, translating into MKIIIGNIVTLNTGDAAILIATIEMLKATFGQDLEVVVYDRQPDAAAKLYPDIVFRRWPYLSFGHYLNPTVTRKRLRWWHGLRLWLGEMLLRYKLAVLAQILLTAEEQTLLEDHQSADLAISGGGTYLVENYDMTPRIFDYNLVLRWGCPLAFFTQSLGPFTKPIIRAALKPIFNQAIAILVRGQASQDHLLDLGIDPSLIHIMADAAFALGDLATIRAAAQAPAQPLQRVAISVRDWSHFKTMDAETGMKRYIAAFQALTTYLVTHHRVQVTYLSTCQGIPDYWLDDSAVAVQIVSGLADVVRSAVTVDRKFRPPRKLMAALQSFDLVIPTRMHMAILSLSMGVPVFPIAYEFKTQELFTKLGQQNWVQDIETLEAETLIRQVDAYWAALPDQRAALFAGVEQEYHRAWEAAHVLRQAYDRYRARSSPQLHRSQPSTTHA